A window of Castanea sativa cultivar Marrone di Chiusa Pesio chromosome 8, ASM4071231v1 genomic DNA:
CGCGTTTCATTCATGTAGAATTGAGTTGGAGTTTGAATACTGTTGAGAAGGAATTGTCATTTGAATGACTGCCCTTTCTATGGACCCATCATTAGTTTCCTACCAAATTTGAGGAAAACAGAGGAATggacaagagagagagagagagagtttaaatGTAGTGGAACCCTCTATATGATTTCTACTCAACTTTTCCTAGATAACGAGACACAAAATATGATAACCTTTCTCTTCCCTTTCCTTCTCCCCTTGTGCCATGAAACATTTTAGGAGCTCTGAGACCATAGCATCCTATAGAAAGCTTACATtcatttatctttttgtttttggataaatattaCATTCGTTTATCAATCAATAGCATCTACTAACAACCCTCTTATATAGTGTTTTAGTGGAACCCCAAACTCTGTATAGAGCGTTGGAATTgatgattataattatatatatatttactgaAAAACATGAATTACCTTTGATAAAATTTAGGACATCATTGACTCTATAATTGGATTAAATAGCAGCCCCCATTGATTGTACTCTGAGTCTCTGACCATTTCAAATGCTTGTTAGAATACGCTTTTGCTGGTAACTGGCATTAGAGTTTACTTTAGTTACTTGTTAGTTTCAAATAATATGGTATCACTGCTCTGTATTGGCATGCTCTTTTCTCTTTTCGTAGGTAAGAAACATACTCCTAAAAAAGGTGGGCAACGTGCTCATCAATTTTGATTGTATGATTGTGTGTTGTGTGGTGCAGAGATGCACATTGCTTCAATGTCATAGTTAGCAGTTAGCACCCCCTCCCGTATTATTCCTCACGACTATTGTCATTTAAACTCTTTCCTCACAACTATTgtcatttaagatttatttagctttgtaaattaaaatatagttcTTTTAAGATTAATCTATATAGCAACAATGGTGTACTTATTGATCTGTCGGTACTTCTGTACAAACTTATTACGTTAATATCTCGGAATCGGATTAAGTAGTATATGGTTCTGGTGTAGCTCAATCTATCTCACTAATAATACTTTCATTGTATATTCAGGTGACTGAAGATTGGATGAATCTTGCCATACTCCAAGTTAAGAAGTATATTAAAACATCGAAGGCCTgttattattgaaataaaatgtaaattaatctgaattggattctcaGCCTTCTATTATAACTCAGGAGCTGGTGTATTCATCTTTCCTTGTGACAACATAACTATGAATTTAAAAATGCTTATTTTCGTATTATCAAGTGTCTTATAGCTCAATTGACACTTACTGATATTTCCAACAAACGCTTATGATTCTAATCCCTCTTCTGTTATGACTTGTGTTATTGCATACTGTACAATTAATTCCTTTGTTTTGGGGACCATTTTTTCACAAGAggtaattaaataaaagaaattgtataaTGGATTGTTACTTATGCCTAGATATGGATAAATGGATATTGATAAGACCTTTCAATTGCAgccaataaattattacaaataattTTGACAACTTCAGGAGAAAAAGAGATAacctaattttctttttatttactGCTTTCAATCTGAGAAAGATACATTATTTgggatagaaagaaagaaaaaaactgaattattaaaaagaagaagcttatTTATGTATTCGAAGTGTTCTTCTACATTTGATTTCTTAAACATGCCTGCTTCCACAATGATTTCTGGTCATTCACGCGAGTGATGTTTAATGCACTTGAAATCTTTGTAGAGcacttttgaaaaacaataacaCCTAGAAATATTTGCAGAGCACTTAGAATCTTTGAAGAGCACTTAAGAacaatataatttgaaatagaAAATGCAACTAGGCGTGGTAGTCTCAACACAAATTGTAAAATGTgtacaaatatatatactagatactcctttaaaagtaaaaactaaaaatttaaagtaGGCTTTCCTAAAATGTTTACAAATatttaaccaaaataaaataaataaacaaggtGGAGTATATTAGGATCCATAGGAGACTTAAAATTCACAATATGATCATGAGACCTAGCTGGTCAAGCTTCTTCTTTGGAGACATCTGCAGAAGATGGCTTCCACTTTCTTCGAGCTAATGTCGATATATGACTAACTCTTTCTGCCGCAAAACCATAGATactttgaacaatttttttgacTACTTCAATCGCCAAGACACAATAAGCGAAAATGCCCACAGTTATCAAGTATACAATAAGCAAGGAGAGACCATTTGACAACACGGTGACTGATAGTGTTATATAAGTTATCATCATGGAGATTAGGGCAATTGGTAGTAAGACTTTCACATAAGTTTTGTTTCCATAAAAGAATATGAGGAAGACAGAGGAAAAGAACCCAGCAGTGTTGAAAGACATGAATAGGTAATATGTTGCACATGGCCATGTATTTGTTGCGCTGTTTGATCGATGGAAGATGCATTTGGGGTCTAGTTTTTTGTCTTCCTTAAAAATAGTTTGAGGAGGGGACAGTCCTGCTTGGTAAGTCACTGTTGCAATCAAACTGGCCACAACTAGTACCATTTCCTGTACACTCTCCCAAATGGTACTGGAATTATCTTCTGCAGATTGATCTGACTGTTGTGGTTGTGTCAAGTCAAATTTACCAGCTTGAGTAGTAGCTTGAGGCAAGATATCAGTCTCAACTGTAGATTGCTCCCCTGGTAGAATCTCTATGAATTTCTTGTCTAGCTTGCTTTGAGTTCTTAGTAAGTCTAATACCTGCCAAATAATGTTTGTCAAGAAAATCATATAATCTTTAATAAAGATGTTGAAGTTACTACTAGTTTATTTCAAAAGACTTACAAACTAAcgttaaataaattttttaattagtttttgctGTATGTatggtaaaatttataatatctctaaTATCATCATTTTTAACGGTACCTCAGCATTTAATAAGCTATGTCTATGCTAGATTACGAAACACAAATCTCCTTAAGGTGAAAATTAGTTGACCATGAAGAGGCATGGTTGAACTCAGCACTCAGCAGGGTATTTTAGTTAAGAGCAGGGAAAGAGaagcaagaagaaaaaagatagaagAGTGGCAAAAATGGTAGAGTCAAATTTTGTAAATACACATAAGCACTAGGTTGTAACTTGTAAAATGTATAAGACATGCATTTCACTAGAATTGCGTCATAATCATATATTAGCTGGCGGTGTAGCAAATACAAGGCATGTCAGTTTCAAGCTCCAAATTATTTGGCAGACAAGAAAATTTATGGCCAAACGAGTCCAACAATTTCATGTGACATGATCCATATTGCATGTTAATAATGCAGCTATCATATTCCTTTATCTTATTGTTTACTATTGCATTATACTATTGCTTAAGCTATGATTAAGCTATCATATCCCTACACACTAGCAGGAGTTATCATCCATCAGAAGGATAATTAGAAGTTTCAATTCTAATATGGTTAATTTAGAtaacatttttctcaaaaactaattaaagatattaaaatcaataataataatttggaaACAGTttgaaagaaaccaaaaattgaaGGATAATTCGTGTTGTAAAATAGATTAATATCATTATAATAATGAGATAGGCTGAGTCCTGATCTAGTTTGTTCAATTATCAATGCTTGAGCCTAACCTACTTTTCATTTAATATCAGGGAAAACTATTTCATGAGCTAACTAATATGTATATGTTGAGGGCCAAACTCactccacacacaaaaaattaaatagaaaaaagagaagaaaaagaagaaagaaagaaagaccaCCATCTATCgtttaaatcaaaaaaaaaaaaaggaaatagaaaaaaaagaagaagaaaaaagaaagaccaTCCCCAAAATGTCTAGATAGCTAAGTGAAGCCCACCAAGTAAACTTAGGAAGATTCGTGACTTTAGTCTTTATTAGATTTACGTagtttgttcctttttttttttttttgagaaagatatttttttgttacttaATACCATAAAACAAAGatacatgtttgtattttttgtattcTCATAACTGCATGCTATACAtatttgaaattacttttttttggaaCAAAGGTTATTCAGGAAAGAAATAGAGAATTAAAtcacaactatttttttttttttttttatacaagatagaattttattctaacctaatttaagtgtatatgtatgtgaaactccctcctgaagacttgaacaccagctcttaccccccacacccaacaaacacttatacttgtggagtgaccatcgcaccaaaggtgtgcggtggtaaaTCACAACTAATTAATTTGCCTAAAAGAATGGAAATGTACACTATCATTAATTAGTATATCATAATCATGTTTATCACAAATAAAGTTTTCCAGATTTCATCTTATATTTTTGTGCATCTTTACTTTACTTGCTCGATTTATACCTTTGAAACCTATTCACAAAGAATTGAAGATAGTAACGCTGcaatttatcaaataaatagatgagctttttctttcattcttttcttttctttatttattatgcTAAGTAAATAAAGGCATGAATTATAATTATGGGGTCCTCATACATAATTACTTTTCTGATGTGACAAGATAATGAGAGAAGCTATCAATATCAATATGCTAATTCTAGAGTCATCAATGAATTATCATCTATTTAAGATGATGTGGTGAGACATTAATGGTGATTATTAATAAGTAGTAAACTGCAACAGATCATGTTGGACACGGTTGGAGACTGTAAGCCCAAAAGGGATCAACAGCAATAGAGGTCCTTTGGTAGGTTGCTCGGGCATTGACGCATAGTTGAGTCTTTGCTTAATTTGTTAGTTGAGGCTTTTGGTAGTTAGTGTGTTCTAGTAAACGAGTGTGTGACTTCTGAGGTCCAAAATGATTTAGACAAGGGACTTCTTTTCAAAGCTGAATCAATGTTTTAGTGAAACACCATTATATGGCCATCCTTTGGTGTTTTGAACTAAACCCTTTCATATTAGTGTTTAAATTAGTAGAAATCATCAAGGATTGTAAGAATTTTGCTAACTTAAGATTGCTGAATCTCACAGCTGATGTATATTAAGTAACTTGAGttgaataaatcaatttcttcttagggaaaaaaaattggttttaaaaaaattcatttaaactaTTCCTTCAAGATATTGCAGCGATGCGCTAATGAAACGCAGTATTAAATAAGGTGCCACTTTGTAAACcataaaactaattaaataaaattttatccaCGAAATAAAATGGATTCTGTTTTCCTAGAAAGGAGGAGAGAATCGAACTAATTTGATTCCCGACAAATCGTTGGTAGAAGACAACGCTAGTTCTAATAAACTAATGCACATGAAGCTAACATGGTCATGGAGTACTCATTAACTTACTTGGAGTTGGTTGTTAGCCACAGCCAGCTGCAAGATTGTGTTGCCTTCTTTGTCCTTGGCGTTTAAAATCTCACCATCATCATTGTCAAGCTTTTTGATCAAAATCTTAAGCGCCTCAAATTGGTTGTTCTTCACAGCCAGGTGAAGAGCTGTCTCGCCTCGAGAGGTGACACAACTAATAGCATGTGGACAGTGAGACAGCAGCTCGTCAATGACAAAAACTCTTCCTCTAATGGCTGCAAAATGGAGAGGAGTTCGACCACCTTTGTCCTTGACAAGATTAAGCTCAGGGTTGAGTTTCAACAATTCTCTCACTATCTCAACTTGACCAGAGGCTGCAGCTATGTGCAAGGGGCTAAAACCATCTTGGTTCAGCTCACTAGCAAATGAAGGCTTTTgacttaaaatttcttttacaaaCTCGGTTTTTCCGGCTAGTG
This region includes:
- the LOC142607781 gene encoding uncharacterized protein LOC142607781, with amino-acid sequence MDPRLSMAAQLGDVITLKALLEEDPLILEKVSLAPFAETPLHIATLAGKTEFVKEILSQKPSFASELNQDGFSPLHIAAASGQVEIVRELLKLNPELNLVKDKGGRTPLHFAAIRGRVFVIDELLSHCPHAISCVTSRGETALHLAVKNNQFEALKILIKKLDNDDGEILNAKDKEGNTILQLAVANNQLQVLDLLRTQSKLDKKFIEILPGEQSTVETDILPQATTQAGKFDLTQPQQSDQSAEDNSSTIWESVQEMVLVVASLIATVTYQAGLSPPQTIFKEDKKLDPKCIFHRSNSATNTWPCATYYLFMSFNTAGFFSSVFLIFFYGNKTYVKVLLPIALISMMITYITLSVTVLSNGLSLLIVYLITVGIFAYCVLAIEVVKKIVQSIYGFAAERVSHISTLARRKWKPSSADVSKEEA